From a single Aspergillus puulaauensis MK2 DNA, chromosome 2, nearly complete sequence genomic region:
- a CDS encoding uncharacterized protein (COG:S;~EggNog:ENOG410PX17;~InterPro:IPR036291,IPR008030;~TransMembrane:1 (o22-42i)) codes for MYFNSAIRTQISSCPKLAYFKIPPLALVVYVFLSTFIHLRYLQLPIHAMSVIVFGPTGSVASVVAQTAQENGATVFLAMRDTQKPVPGLTAEQEKAGKYKRVQADLADPDSVAAAIKESGARRAFFYRAHTTDNMRGTLTALKDAGVEFVVFLSSYTIAGDPRDVEPSDLIPFIHAQKGINDGAVDLYAPDFKFDCITPGDMGAVGGKILVNGPRNGQRKVYLYGPQVLGQAEAILAIGKVLGKTVKIGALSEQEALDEYVQTGIPKPLAEYLVKKSGAANEAGGRAHYEEGVQNVQLYTGMPSQSLEEWVAESKARFA; via the exons atgTATTTCAACTCAGCAATTCGGACGCAAATTTCGTCCTGTCCGAAATTGGCCTACTTTAAAATCCCGCCCCTCGCGTTGGTCGTCTACGTCTTCCTTTCCACCTTCATACACCTCCGATACCTGCAACTTCCTATCCACGCCATGTCTGTGATTGTCTTCGGCCCAACCGGCAGTGTCGCCTCAGTCGTGGCCCAGACTGCCCAGGAAAATGGCGCCAcagtcttcctcgccatgcGCGACACCCAGAAACCCGTCCCCGGCCTCACCGCAGAGCAGGAAAAGGCCGGCAAGTACAAGAGAGTCCAAGCAGACCTGGCCGATCCCGACTCCGTCGCTGCTGCTATCAAGGAATCCGGCGCGAGGCGTGCATTCTTCTACCGCGCACACACCACGGACAATATGCGCGGAACCCTGACTGCACTCAAGGACGCCGGCGTGGAGTTTGTTGTTTTCCTTTCCAGTTATACCATCGCCGGGGACCCGCGGGATGTCGAGCCCAGTGATCTGATCCCTTTCATCCATGCACAG AAGGGGATCAATGATGGCGCTGTGGACCTGTACGCGCCGGACTTCAAGTTCGATTGCATCACCCCTGGCGACATGGGTGCTGTCGGTGGAAAGATCCTGGTGAATGGGCCTCGTAACGGGCAGCGCAAGGTGTACCTCTATGGCCCTCAAGTCCTAGGGCAAGCAGAGGCCATTCTGGCTATTGGCAAGGTTCTCGGCAAGACGGTGAAAATCGGGGCTCTGAGCGAGCAGGAGGCTCTGGATGAGTACGTTCAGACAGGCATTCCCAAGCCGCTGGCTGAGTATCTGGTGAAGAAGTCTGGGGCGGCGAATGAGGCGGGGGGCCGTGCTCACTATGAGGAGGGCGTCCAGAACGTGCAGCTATACACGGGCATGCCTTCTCAATCTTTGGAGGAGTGGGTGGCGGAAAGCAAGGCACGGTTTGCTTAA
- a CDS encoding flavin-containing monooxygenase (COG:Q;~EggNog:ENOG410PHTP;~InterPro:IPR036188;~PFAM:PF07992,PF13738,PF13450), whose translation MSSFDVLIIGAGISGINAAYRLQEQFPDYRFAVLEARDNIGGTWDLFRYPGIRSDSDLYTFGFQWFPWNQPNPIAEGGDILKYLDDAVAAHGLRQHIRLNHRVKAAKWGGQGWNVEVDNGGESQDLSSRMVIFATGYYDYHDPLDAAIPGLQSFKGEVIHPQFWPEKFDAAGKKIVIIGSGATAVTLVPSLAEDAESVTMLQRSPTYLASIPNRSPNTIWSRLLPRSVLYHFRRLWYLTVPQLFYQFCTSFPHAARGLLQKGIKRQLPPHIGLEPHFTPRYNPWQQRLCACPDGDFFNALRSTKAHVETGVIESVTETGIQLTSGKTLNADVIVTATGLRMKFFGGIPIYIQDEKFDPSEKYMWNALMLQDLPNAMTVLGFANASWTLGADIAMTLGCRILKHMQSNSHSTITPTLESQTRLDTRPPLDLQSNYVKRAQKELPKASGERPWVSRTGYFSDKYFASFGDIRKGLVFS comes from the coding sequence ATGTCATCATTCGACGTGCTCATTATCGGGGCAGGTATATCAGGAATAAATGCCGCCTATCGTCTGCAAGAACAATTCCCTGACTACCGCTTCGCTGTCCTGGAGGCACGCGACAACATCGGGGGTACATGGGACCTGTTCCGCTACCCTGGCATCCGATCAGACTCCGATCTGTATACCTTTGGCTTCCAGTGGTTCCCATGGAACCAGCCAAACCCCATTGCGGAAGGGGGCGACATCTTGAAGTATCTGGACGATGCGGTTGCCGCGCATGGTCTCAGGCAGCATATCCGCCTCAACCACCGCGTAAAGGCCGCCAAATGGGGCGGACAGGGATGGAATGTGGAAGTGGATAACGGAGGAGAATCGCAGGacctcagcagcaggatggtCATATTCGCCACCGGCTACTACGACTACCACGACCCTCTAGACGCCGCAATCCCGGGCCTTCAGAGCTTCAAAGGGGAAGTAATCCACCCGCAATTCTGGCCTGAAAAGTTCGATGCCGCAGGAAAGAAAATAGTGATCATTGGAAGCGGTGCAACGGCCGTGACCCTGGTGCCCTCACTGGCAGAGGACGCAGAGTCCGTAACAATGCTGCAGCGCAGCCCTACCTACCTCGCCTCCATCCCCAACCGGAGCCCCAACACCATCTGGAGCAGACTCCTGCCACGCTCAGTGCTGTATCACTTCCGTCGACTGTGGTATCTGACCGTCCCGCAACTCTTCTACCAGTTCTGTACCAGCTTCCCACACGCCGCGAGAGGGTTGCTCCAGAAGGGTATCAAGCGACAACTTCCCCCTCATATCGGGCTGGAACCGCATTTCACTCCTCGCTACAATCCCTGGCAACAGAGACTCTGCGCCTGTCCAGACGGAGACTTCTTCAACGCACTCCGCTCCACCAAAGCACACGTCGAGACGGGCGTCATTGAAAGCGTCACCGAAACCGGAATCCAGCTGACGAGTGGCAAAACACTCAACGCAGACGTTATCGTCACAGCAACAGGCCTGCGGATGAAATTCTTCGGCGGAATCCCGATATACATCCAGGACGAGAAGTTTGACCCGTCCGAGAAGTATATGTGGAATGCGCTCATGCTGCAGGATCTGCCGAATGCGATGACGGTGCTTGGGTTTGCGAATGCGTCGTGGACGCTTGGGGCCGATATTGCGATGACCCTTGGATGCAGGATATTGAAGCACATGCAGAGCAACTCTCATTCGACTATCACTCCGACTCTAGAGAGCCAGACTAGGCTGGATACTCGTCCGCCCTTGGATCTCCAGTCTAACTATGTCAAGCGTGCGCAGAAGGAGCTGCCCAAGGCGTCTGGGGAGAGACCGTGGGTGTCGCGGACTGGATACTTCTCGGACAAGTACTTTGCGTCGTTTGGAGATATTCGAAAAGGCCTGGTCTTTTCTtag
- a CDS encoding uncharacterized protein (COG:Q;~EggNog:ENOG410PPUC;~InterPro:IPR036291,IPR002347,IPR020904;~PFAM:PF00106,PF13561;~go_function: GO:0016491 - oxidoreductase activity [Evidence IEA];~go_process: GO:0055114 - oxidation-reduction process [Evidence IEA]), with amino-acid sequence MSANQLLQLSLEKAQAVFSQLPPGVQGFLANPLTRKAILLVTAFKLLKGVNGYLSKQVQNNWVRARPWNPQNELAILTGGSSGIGKQIMHDLTKLNVKIVIYDIQEPTFPLPPNVFFYKVDLTSSAAIKEVATQTRKDHGHPTILINNAGVGFGGSILEEPEEKIRLTLEVNTLAHFWTVKEFLPSMIQNDHGHVVSVASMASFAGLGEMADYAASKAAALAFHESLSQEIRHWYKSKRVRASIIHPLWVQTPLIEELVEYRAQFKQPIMTPEKVSQAVVKQLVSQNSGQVVVPSTHGAASLLRGFPNWIQERLRDHSSGAFLRLRQMEQELGGVDGKRGAMT; translated from the exons ATGTCGGCCAACCAACTACTACAACTTTCCCTGGAAAAGGCACAAGCTGTCTTTTCGCAGCTGCCTCCTGGTGTACAGGGATTCCTCGCAAATCCGCTTACACGCAAGGCAATTCTACTCGTGACGGCGTTTAAGCTATTGAAAGGCGTGAACGGCTACCTGTCCAAGCAGGTCCAGAATAACTGGGTGCGGGCGCGTCCATGGAACCCACAGAACGAGTTGGCTATTCTCACAGGAGGAAGTAGTGGGATTGGCAAGCAGATTATGCATGACTTGACCAAGCTGAATGTCAAGATCGTTATCTATGATATCCAGGAACCTACATTTCCCTTGC CACCCAATGTCTTCTTCTACAAAGTGGACCTCACGTCCTCCGCTGCAATCAAAGAGGTAGCGACACAAACACGCAAAGACCACGGCCACCCCACAATCCTaatcaacaacgccggcGTTGGCTTCGGCGGATCAATCCTGGAGGAACCGGAAGAGAAGATCCGCTTGACGCTGGAAGTCAACACGCTCGCCCATTTCTGGACCGTCAAGGAGTTCCTCCCCAGTATGATCCAGAATGACCACGGGCACGTCGTGTCCGTCGCCAGTATGGCTAGCTTCGCGGGCCTAGGCGAGATGGCGGACTACGCAGCCTCCAAGGCCGCGGCGCTTGCATTCCACGAGAGTCTGAGCCAGGAGATTAGGCACTGGTATAAGTCGAAGCGGGTGCGCGCGAG TATCATCCACCCACTCTGGGTTCAAACGCCCCTGATcgaagagctcgtcgagTACCGCGCGCAGTTCAAGCAGCCGATCATGACGCCCGAGAAGGTCTCCCAGGCAGTCGTCAAACAACTCGTCAGCCAGAACTCGGGGCAGGTTGTTGTCCCGTCTACGCACGGGGCGGCGTCGTTGCTGCGGGGGTTTCCCAACTGGATCCAGGAACGCTTGCGAGATCACTCCTCGGGGGCGTTCCTTCGGTTGCGACAGATGGAGCAGGAGCTGGGAGGTGTGGATGGAAAGCGGGGGGCGATGACCTGA